Within the Pseudomonas putida genome, the region GGTGCCCTGGTTGAACTCGGTGAGCATCACCCCTGGCGCGCGGCTGAACAGCTCCCAGCTGTAGGCCACGGGCATTTTTTCGAGGATGTCACCGCCCAGAATGTCCACCGAACTGAGCACGCTGCTGGTGGCCAGCGGGCCGCTTTCGGTACTGGTCACGTTGACCGCGCCAAGGGTGAGGGTGGAGTTTTCAGCAGGCAGAGTTTCGGCAACGGCCAGCGACAGGGGGCTGAGGCTGAACAAAGCGAGCACGGGCAGGACAGCGCGTGCGGTGCAACGGAACGCAGGCATGGAAGGTTTCCTGGTCAGACAGTCGGGCAGGGCTGCGCACCGAAGGTCACGGTGCAGCCGTGGGCAAGCAACGACAGGTCAGGCCAGGGGAGAGGCACGCGGGTTGAGCTTTGGCCACTGCTCGCGCGGCAGCAACAGCGTGTGGCTGGCGCCGAGCAGCAGCGCGTCGGGCCAGTAGCGGGGATAGAGGTGGCGATAATGGTCGCTGGCCAACATGGCATGGCCGGCATGACCACAGCAGCAGTCGCCTGCCGGGTGTTTCGTCTCGGACTGATCGCCGAGTTGCGGCAGTTCGGCTTTGAGCTGGGCCAGCAACGATTTGGGCAGGCTCTGCGCACCGTGCAGGCTGCAGAAGCTGCCGAGAATCAGCGATTGGCTGTCGATGCGGGGTGTTTGCAAGGCACGGTCGAGCGGCATCGCCAGCAGGTTGAACAGCATGGCGAGACAGGCGAGGAGGCAAAAATGTGCGCGAGCACGTATCGTCATGAAACCCCCGGACGGGTAAGGCGTGCATTAAGCCGCATCTGTTGCGGGCTGTAAAAGTTCAGCGGTGCGCCATTTTGTCGCAGGCGCACCCCACCGAAGGCTCAATGACTGCGCATGCCGGCGGCCACCTTGGGAGCGTCCTGGCCGGCTCTGCGCTGTTGTCTGCGTGGGATTGCACCGAGCCATTGCGATGGCGGCGCCACTGTAAGGACCGTGGTGGGTCTGACCAACTGTGACAATCTGTCCCTGGGGGCCACCCGCATTGGCCAATGGCGTCCAACTGCGCCAAGTGTGGCGGCTTGTCGCAGACGGGGCAGGCCACCGCTGAAGCTTCTACGGGGCCGGTTTCGATGCTAAAGTCGCCGCCCATGAACCGTCTGCCTTCAAACCGACCCCTCGTTGCCTGGGCACTGTACTTCTGTGTCCTGTTCAATGTACTTGGCTGTGGCCTGGCCCACGGGCAGGCAGTGGGGCTGGCGCTGAATGGATTCGGCGGCGCGTTCTGCAGCTTGGGTGGCGATACCGCCCCTCTGAAGGCCAAGCAGGACGGCGCCCTGGCGAGCGACTTGAGCATTCCGTTCAGTTGCCCGATGGGCTCGGCGGCTTTTCTTACCCTGGTCTTTCTCATCGCTGTCGGCTGGCTGCTGGCCAGCAGCGAGCGCCGGCCAATCCTGCGTGAAGTACGCAGCCATGCCCCGCCGCGTTATTGCTGGCCCTCATCCAACCCTCGCGCTTCACCTCTCTGACGCTACCTGCGCCTAGGCGCCGTGGCGGGCCAGTGCCTGCCATTAACACGCCGGATCTACGGTGCATGCTCAAGCATGCACCTGCCGGTTGGTTTGGCCGTCGTTGGAGGTAAGCCCTCATGACCTGTCGAATCTCCACGCCCGCGCTACCTGGCGAGGCATGAACATGCGCCATTGCGGCCTGCGCGCACGCACCTGGGATAGCCTCTGGGTCGCCGCGTTGCTTGCCATGCTGCTCAAGGTATTGGCATTGCCCATGGCCAGTACCCTGGGCGACCTGAGCCTGGCGCAGTTGCTGGCGGGCAGTTATTGCTCGTCGGGCGGCGTTCAGCCGGCCATGCCGGACAAGGACGGCAACCTCAGCCCGAAGACGTCCGCCCCGGGGCATTGCTGTTGCGCCCAGGGCGGCCCTGCACCTCTGCCTGCCTCGTTGATCCTGGCCGGCTTCGTGCTGCCCGTGCTGCCGGTCGACCAGCAGCCCGCCGTTCTGGTGCATTCACCGCGGCACTGCTGGCCGTCGATCAACCCCCGTGCCTCCCCGACGTCGATCGCCTGACCCGCAAGGACCCAGGCCGCACCCGCTGGAAGCGGGGCGTCGGCCTGCCGATGGCTAGCCGTACCCAGGAGCACACGATGTCTCGCACCCTGACCGCTTCAGCGTTGCTGGAGCCCTCCATTCGCCCGTCGCGCGCGGGCGACTTCCTGTTGCCGTTTCCCGATTACCCCTGCAACGCCCGCAGTTTCGTCAACCTCGATGCGCGCCTGTTGCCTTACTGGCACACGCTATTCGATGTCTGCCCAAGCTTGCTGAAGCTCGACCCGCCTGAGGGTCTTGAGTTGTTCCGACGCTTCATGACGTGGGCCTACCGGCACCATCCGGCGCTGGATTGGACGTATTACATCAGCGTTTGCCGCTGGTTGCTGAGCTCCCCCTACCAAGCGCGTGTGACTGAGGAGCACATCGAGGCCTTCATGGTGGCCGCGGCCGCCTTGTGGGTGGCGACTGATGTGTCTCAGGCCCGTGGCTTGGTGCTGGCCTGGCAGCCTATGGGCGAACGGGTCGTGGAGTGGAAAACCGGCGTACGGCCGGCGCTGCCAGCCTCCCAGGCGGACGAAGACTTGCCGTCACCCCCTTGGGAATTTTCCTGGAGCCCACTCAGCGCCAAAGGCCAGAGCAGCTTCCGGCGTTGGTTGCCGGTACCTGGCTAAGGCAGGGCGGCACAGGGGCGGCGTTGCGCCGCCCGTTTTCCTATTCGTTGAATGCTTAGCGAGAGACCGACGATGGACATACTCCAAGCCATGCGCGCGTTCAGTTGCGTGGTTCAGGCCGGCAGCCTGACCGGCGCGGCCGAACGCCTCGACACCACCACCGCCAGCGTTTCCCGGATGCTCTCCAACCTGGAGGCGCATCTGCATATTCGCTTGTTGAACCGCACGACCCGCCGCATCGCCCTGACCGAAGCCGGCAACCGTTACTTGAAGCGCTGCCGGGTTATCCTCGAACTGGTGGATACCGCAGAGAACGAGATACACCGCCACACACTGGACTTGCCCACGAACGGGCAGGCCAACACCCGAACGGGCGCAGCGCTCCAACTGGGCGCTTGTTAATCGGGTAGGTCGTCTTCGCCGCTGGCCAACGGGCGCACAGGCGCATCGACCTTGACCGAGGTTTCGTTACCCGCGTCATCGACCACGGTCAGGGTCAGCGGCACAGTGGCGCCTTCCTTGATCTGCTCTTTGGGGTTGATCAGCATGATGTGGTAGCCGTGGGTGTCCAGCACCACTGGCTGGCCCGCTGGCAGTGACAGGCTCGCCAATGGCTTCATGGTCATTA harbors:
- a CDS encoding DUF2946 family protein, giving the protein MTIRARAHFCLLACLAMLFNLLAMPLDRALQTPRIDSQSLILGSFCSLHGAQSLPKSLLAQLKAELPQLGDQSETKHPAGDCCCGHAGHAMLASDHYRHLYPRYWPDALLLGASHTLLLPREQWPKLNPRASPLA
- a CDS encoding DUF2946 family protein; translation: MNRLPSNRPLVAWALYFCVLFNVLGCGLAHGQAVGLALNGFGGAFCSLGGDTAPLKAKQDGALASDLSIPFSCPMGSAAFLTLVFLIAVGWLLASSERRPILREVRSHAPPRYCWPSSNPRASPL
- a CDS encoding DUF2946 family protein, translated to MNMRHCGLRARTWDSLWVAALLAMLLKVLALPMASTLGDLSLAQLLAGSYCSSGGVQPAMPDKDGNLSPKTSAPGHCCCAQGGPAPLPASLILAGFVLPVLPVDQQPAVLVHSPRHCWPSINPRASPTSIA
- a CDS encoding putative natural product biosynthesis protein, whose amino-acid sequence is MSRTLTASALLEPSIRPSRAGDFLLPFPDYPCNARSFVNLDARLLPYWHTLFDVCPSLLKLDPPEGLELFRRFMTWAYRHHPALDWTYYISVCRWLLSSPYQARVTEEHIEAFMVAAAALWVATDVSQARGLVLAWQPMGERVVEWKTGVRPALPASQADEDLPSPPWEFSWSPLSAKGQSSFRRWLPVPG